A genomic stretch from Lathyrus oleraceus cultivar Zhongwan6 chromosome 2, CAAS_Psat_ZW6_1.0, whole genome shotgun sequence includes:
- the LOC127117832 gene encoding pentatricopeptide repeat-containing protein At5g01110: MATTLALSQHTHSPLRTLTLTLPSHLTHSFSSLPLPQQPFPSSLPDAFLIDKLLFRFKQGDLSSLRNHLLRSNPSSSSTLIPQLLQKCHNYPLLLPNLIQTIASTSPNPVITASMVHFLVQSKNLPEAQSLLLRIIRKSGVSRLEVINSLVSSSQHSTIVFDLLIRTYVQARKLREGSEAFRILAGKGLCVSVNACNALLGAVVKVGWVDLAWNVYEDFVKSGNKVNVYTLNIMVNALCKDGRLDNVRGFLDEMEEKGVYPDLVTYNTLINAYCRRGLVSEAFRLVDSMACKGLKPGLFTYNALINGLCKEGSYERAKCVLDEMLGVGLCPDAASFNPMLVESCRKEDVCEAERVFNEMLRHGVVPDLISFSSIVGVFSRNGELGRALAYFEKMKGVGLVPDTVIYTILINGYCRNGDVTGALKMRNEMVERGCVMDVVTYNTLLNGLCRGKMLVDADELFKEMVERGVFPDFYTLTTLIHGYCKDGNMTKALSLFETMTLRSLKPDVVTYNTLMDGFCKIGEMEKAKELWRDMISREISPNYISFSILINGFCTLGLVSEAFRLWDEMKEKGINPTLVTCNTIIKGYLRAGSVSKANDFLNKMISEGVLPDCITYNTLINGFVKEENFDRAFFLISNMEERGLLPDLVTYNAILGGFSRQGRMQEAEMVLHKMIDKGINPDKSIYTSLINGHVSKDNLKEAFRVHDEMLQRGFVPDDKF; the protein is encoded by the coding sequence ATGGCAACAACACTAGCTCTTTCACAACACACTCATTCCCCTCTCAGAACCCTCACACTCACACTACCCTCTCATCTCACACACTCCTTCTCCTCTCTCCCTCTCCCACAACAACCCTTCCCCTCTTCCCTCCCAGACGCATTCTTAATCGATAAACTTCTCTTCCGCTTCAAACAAGGCGACCTCTCCTCCCTCCGTAACCACCTTCTCCGCTCAAAcccatcatcatcatcaaccCTAATTCCTCAGCTTCTCCAAAAATGCCACAATTACCCTCTCTTACTTCCCAATCTCATCCAAACCATAGCCTCCACGTCTCCAAATCCAGTAATCACTGCTTCAATGGTTCACTTTCTAGTTCAATCCAAGAACCTTCCAGAAGCTCAATCTCTTCTCCTCAGAATCATCCGAAAAAGCGGCGTTTCGCGCCTCGAGGTAATCAATTCTCTTGTTTCGAGCTCCCAACATAGCACCATCGTTTTTGATCTGTTGATTAGAACATATGTCCAGGCTAGGAAATTAAGAGAAGGTTCTGAGGCGTTTAGAATTTTGGCTGGAAAAGGTTTATGCGTTTCGGTGAATGCTTGTAATGCTCTTTTAGGTGCAGTTGTTAAGGTTGGATGGGTTGATTTGGCGTGGAATGTGTATGAGGATTTTGTGAAGAGTGGGAATAAGGTTAATGTTTATACTTTGAATATTATGGTTAATGCTTTGTGTAAAGATGGTAGATTGGATAATGTTAGAGGTTTCTTAGATGAGATGGAGGAAAAAGGGGTTTATCCTGATCTTGTAACTTATAATACTTTGATTAATGCTTATTGTCGAAGGGGACTTGTTTCGGAAGCTTTTCGGTTGGTGGATTCTATGGCTTGTAAAGGGTTGAAGCCGGGACTTTTTACTTATAATGCATTGATTAATGGTTTGTGTAAGGAGGGAAGTTATGAGAGAGCAAAATGTGTTTTGGATGAGATGTTAGGGGTTGGATTGTGTCCCGATGCTGCGAGTTTTAACCCGATGTTGGTAGAGAGTTGTAGGAAGGAGGATGTTTGTGAGGCGGAGAGGGTTTTTAATGAAATGTTGCGGCATGGAGTTGTTCCTGATTTGATTAGCTTTAGCTCGATTGTTGGGGTGTTTTCTAGGAATGGGGAACTTGGTCGGGCGTTGGCGTATTTTGAGAAGATGAAAGGTGTTGGATTGGTTCCTGATACTGTTATTTATACTATTCTTATCAATGGATATTGTAGGAACGGTGATGTGACCGGGGCATTGAAAATGCGGAATGAGATGGTGGAGCGGGGTTGTGTTATGGATGTGGTTACATATAATACTCTGTTGAATGGATTGTGCAGGGGGAAAATGCTTGTTGATGCTGATGAGCTGTTTAAGGAGATGGTGGAAAGGGGAGTTTTTCCTGATTTCTACACTCTAACAACTCTAATTCATGGATATTGTAAGGACGGAAACATGACTAAAGCACTTAGTTTGTTTGAGACTATGACTCTGAGGAGCCTTAAGCCTGATGTTGTGACATATAATACGTTGATGGATGGCTTCTGCAAAATAGGTGAAATGGAGAAAGCGAAGGAGTTGTGGCGTGATATGATAAGCAGGGAAATATCTCCCAACTACATATCGTTTAGTATTTTGATAAATGGATTTTGCACTTTAGGTCTTGTGTCTGAAGCTTTCAGGTTGTGGGATGAAATGAAAGAAAAAGGTATTAATCCCACCCTAGTAACCTGCAACACCATAATAAAAGGCTATTTGCGAGCTGGCAGTGTGTCAAAGGCAAATGACTTCTTGAACAAGATGATTTCAGAAGGAGTTTTGCCTGATTGCATCACGTATAATACTCTTATAAATGGTTTCGTAAAGGAAGAGAACTTTGATAGAGCTTTTTTCTTGATTAGTAACATGGAAGAACGAGGGCTGCTGCCTGATCTCGTGACATACAATGCAATTCTTGGTGGATTTTCTAGGCAAGGTAGAATGCAAGAGGCTGAGATGGTATTACATAAGATGATTGATAAGGGTATCAATCCGGATAAATCAATTTACACATCACTAATAAACGGGCATGTCTCTAAAGACAACCTGAAAGAGGCATTCCGTGTCCATGATGAAATGCTGCAAAGGGGATTTGTCCCAGATGACAAATTCTAG